Proteins found in one Haloferax litoreum genomic segment:
- a CDS encoding type II secretion system F family protein, whose translation MPADSPSSVPLPDYEVEQYFPREHFDDSPEDVRRLRERYGYIRTYFKRHPAGHRDLQRWLNQTRIGTTYDVYLTQSVKLALVAAALGSLLGLAVTLVLTQMGVLANASSPVRVGVGYNLIAPLLPYKVLILGTLLVLLLGGLAGAGTYYARYYLPRSRAEMRGRSVDILLPHAIVYMYALSHGGMSFLEVIRSVADAPDYGEVSREFEMIDRDMKLFGNDLFTALRNARNLTPSLNFEQFLDDLLSVLDSGGDVTAFLDRESSTYLEEARDEQEDFIETLSMLSEVFVAAFVAAPLLLIVTLMVISFLGGNTLVQLYALNYLIFPLGMALFLLLIDVLSAPYTQDTVRTKHDSTIVQEIWTTLRELGAVARREIERAREERWGDSNTIASDGGVVDARYDHYRRANVVSDLRELVGDPVDIMRRQPYLSAVITVPIALVAPLAAVSFGLATPSIDAMLADPYNTTVWLVVLPFAIVAIPLTVFHELRTRRERTLEQRFPDTLNLLSSANQMGIPLVEALALVSRWSSGALADELRALRNDISWNYDAHTALMAFASRLDVPQLSRVIRLIASGGRTSGDLSRVLSVAAEDTRNRYKLEKSRRRAMGSYIAIVVMGYLVYLFVILMLGASYLGPLAEMTVPTTASNGQSVPIAIASVPLANFHVVFFHSALVQAVGSGLLAGKLADNSALSGLKYALGLSALALVAFALV comes from the coding sequence ATGCCCGCTGACTCCCCCTCTTCGGTCCCGCTGCCCGACTACGAAGTCGAGCAGTACTTCCCACGCGAACACTTCGACGACTCGCCCGAAGACGTCCGTCGCCTCCGCGAGCGCTACGGGTACATTCGCACGTACTTCAAGCGCCACCCCGCGGGGCACCGTGACCTCCAGCGCTGGTTGAACCAGACGCGAATCGGGACGACCTACGACGTTTACCTCACGCAATCCGTGAAACTGGCGCTCGTCGCCGCGGCACTCGGGTCGCTCCTCGGACTCGCTGTGACGCTCGTCCTCACCCAGATGGGTGTGCTCGCGAACGCGTCGAGTCCCGTGCGAGTCGGCGTCGGTTACAACCTCATCGCGCCGTTGCTCCCGTACAAGGTCCTCATCCTCGGGACACTCCTCGTACTCCTGCTCGGCGGACTAGCCGGTGCCGGGACCTACTATGCGCGGTACTACCTGCCGCGGAGTCGCGCCGAGATGCGTGGCCGCAGCGTCGACATCCTGCTCCCGCACGCAATCGTCTACATGTACGCCCTCAGCCACGGTGGGATGAGCTTCCTCGAAGTCATCCGCTCCGTGGCGGATGCGCCCGACTACGGCGAGGTGTCTCGCGAGTTCGAAATGATAGACCGCGACATGAAACTGTTCGGGAACGACCTGTTCACGGCGCTCCGCAACGCGCGGAACCTGACGCCGTCTCTCAACTTCGAACAGTTCCTCGACGACTTGCTGTCGGTTCTCGACTCCGGTGGCGACGTCACCGCGTTCTTGGACCGCGAGTCGTCGACCTACCTCGAAGAAGCACGTGACGAACAGGAAGACTTCATCGAGACGCTCTCGATGCTTTCCGAGGTGTTCGTCGCAGCGTTCGTCGCCGCACCACTGCTGCTCATCGTCACCCTGATGGTCATCAGTTTCCTCGGCGGCAACACGCTCGTCCAACTGTACGCGCTGAACTACCTCATCTTCCCGCTGGGGATGGCGTTGTTCTTGCTCCTCATCGACGTGCTGTCGGCCCCGTACACGCAGGACACGGTCCGAACGAAACACGACAGCACAATCGTCCAAGAGATTTGGACGACTCTCCGGGAGTTGGGCGCTGTCGCCCGCCGTGAGATAGAACGTGCCCGTGAGGAACGCTGGGGTGACTCCAACACGATTGCCTCTGACGGAGGCGTCGTCGACGCTCGCTACGACCACTACCGCCGTGCGAACGTCGTCTCGGACCTCCGCGAACTCGTCGGCGACCCGGTCGACATCATGCGCCGACAACCGTACCTCTCGGCCGTCATCACGGTGCCCATCGCACTCGTCGCACCTCTCGCCGCCGTCTCCTTCGGCCTCGCGACGCCGAGTATCGACGCCATGCTGGCCGACCCGTACAACACGACTGTCTGGTTGGTCGTCCTCCCGTTCGCCATCGTCGCCATCCCGCTCACCGTGTTCCACGAACTTCGAACCCGCCGCGAGCGAACCCTCGAACAGCGCTTCCCCGACACGCTCAACCTGCTGTCGAGTGCGAACCAGATGGGTATCCCGCTCGTCGAAGCACTCGCACTCGTCTCGCGGTGGTCGAGCGGTGCCCTCGCCGACGAACTTCGCGCGCTCCGTAACGACATCAGCTGGAACTACGACGCCCACACGGCGCTCATGGCCTTCGCCAGTCGCCTCGACGTCCCGCAACTCTCGCGGGTCATCCGCCTCATCGCCAGCGGTGGTCGAACGAGTGGTGACCTCTCGCGAGTTCTCAGCGTCGCCGCCGAAGACACGCGGAATCGGTACAAACTGGAGAAATCCCGCCGTCGCGCGATGGGGTCGTACATCGCAATCGTCGTGATGGGCTACCTCGTGTACCTGTTCGTCATCCTGATGCTGGGTGCGAGTTACCTCGGCCCCCTCGCCGAGATGACCGTGCCCACCACGGCGTCGAACGGCCAATCCGTCCCCATCGCAATCGCGTCCGTCCCACTCGCCAACTTCCACGTGGTGTTCTTCCACTCCGCGCTGGTCCAGGCGGTGGGCAGTGGACTCCTCGCCGGAAAGTTAGCCGACAACAGTGCCCTCAGTGGCCTCAAGTACGCCCTCGGACTGTCCGCGCTGGCGCTCGTCGCCTTCGCATTGGTGTAG
- a CDS encoding haloacid dehalogenase type II, with protein sequence MAFDPDRVSTVTFDSYSTLVDVDAAEKALADRVTDPEPVSKLWRARSLEYTFVGNHVDEYRPFYEVNRAALQYALDAHEVAVSETERDEILSVYHELDVFDDVRASIERLRDAGYACYVVSNGNPEMLDSMVDHANIRTLLDGIVSADEVEVFKPDAELYRHAAARTGTAIDEIAHVTAAWFDVMGAQHAGMQGVWANRKNSPWEPFGPTPDLTVPGIAEFVDELGV encoded by the coding sequence ATGGCTTTCGACCCTGACCGCGTTTCGACCGTCACTTTCGATTCCTACAGTACGCTCGTCGATGTCGACGCCGCCGAGAAGGCGCTGGCGGACCGCGTCACCGACCCGGAACCAGTCTCGAAACTCTGGCGCGCCCGTTCACTCGAATACACGTTCGTCGGGAACCACGTCGACGAGTACCGCCCGTTCTACGAGGTGAACCGTGCCGCCCTCCAGTACGCACTTGACGCCCACGAGGTAGCCGTGTCTGAGACCGAACGCGACGAGATTCTCTCCGTCTACCACGAACTCGACGTGTTCGACGACGTGCGAGCGTCCATCGAACGACTCCGAGACGCAGGGTACGCCTGCTACGTCGTCTCGAACGGGAATCCCGAGATGCTGGATTCGATGGTCGACCACGCGAACATCCGTACGCTCCTCGACGGCATCGTCAGCGCCGACGAAGTCGAGGTGTTCAAACCTGACGCGGAACTCTACCGCCACGCCGCCGCCAGAACCGGCACCGCAATCGACGAGATTGCCCACGTGACCGCCGCGTGGTTCGACGTGATGGGTGCGCAACACGCGGGAATGCAAGGGGTATGGGCCAACCGAAAGAACTCGCCGTGGGAACCGTTCGGCCCGACCCCCGATCTGACAGTCCCGGGGATTGCAGAGTTCGTCGACGAACTCGGCGTCTGA
- a CDS encoding DUF7282 domain-containing protein, which translates to MNIRTHIAGILAVAAFVTVAATGVGFAAPAGTTQAVDGPSTQAVGAQYAQVQQQQQTGQCPYPVNESFESYDVGNLSAPSSVQPGETVTVTADITNPNDAPLVQCVEFRLEGDVVERRGWALNPNETETITFEVDTEGLEEGTYIHGVETRDMGEVTTLTVSTEQPATASVQFDDQTTDGNSVVVAEATLSEGGFIAIHNESGDVIGASEYLEPGDQSNVTVDLAEPLTENATLTAMPHLDTNDNEVLDFLTSNGTEDGPYTVDGEPVTDDANVTVEAAEPETPTNETETPTNETETPTNETETPTNETETPTNETETEAPATETETPAEEATASVTFGDQESDGTVVTVSSVSLSEGGFIAIHAEDGSVIGASEYLEPGESSGITVRIDEPLTEDATLTAMPHLDTNDNQELDFITSDGAEDGPYTADGEPVTDTAEITIVDGEMTEEPPTEEESPTEEETQTESGGSAEA; encoded by the coding sequence ATGAATATCCGAACACACATCGCAGGGATACTTGCCGTCGCCGCATTCGTCACAGTGGCGGCGACAGGTGTCGGCTTTGCCGCCCCTGCTGGAACAACACAGGCAGTTGATGGGCCAAGCACACAGGCAGTCGGAGCCCAGTACGCACAGGTTCAACAACAACAACAGACTGGACAGTGTCCATATCCGGTAAACGAGTCGTTCGAATCGTACGACGTGGGTAACCTCTCTGCACCATCGTCGGTGCAACCCGGAGAGACGGTGACGGTGACGGCGGACATCACGAACCCGAACGACGCACCGCTGGTTCAGTGCGTCGAGTTCCGCCTCGAAGGTGACGTCGTCGAGCGGAGAGGATGGGCACTGAACCCGAACGAGACTGAGACGATTACCTTCGAAGTCGATACGGAAGGTCTCGAAGAGGGTACCTACATCCACGGTGTCGAAACGCGCGACATGGGTGAAGTGACCACCCTCACCGTGAGCACCGAACAACCAGCCACGGCGTCAGTCCAGTTCGACGACCAGACCACCGACGGTAACTCGGTGGTCGTCGCGGAAGCCACACTCTCAGAAGGTGGGTTCATCGCAATTCACAACGAGAGCGGTGACGTCATTGGCGCGTCCGAGTACCTCGAACCCGGTGACCAGTCGAACGTGACGGTCGACCTCGCAGAACCGTTGACCGAGAACGCGACGCTCACCGCGATGCCGCACCTCGACACCAACGACAACGAGGTTCTCGACTTCCTCACCTCGAACGGGACCGAAGATGGCCCCTACACGGTGGATGGCGAACCAGTCACTGACGACGCGAACGTGACGGTCGAGGCCGCGGAGCCAGAGACGCCAACTAACGAAACCGAGACGCCAACTAACGAAACTGAAACGCCAACTAACGAAACTGAAACGCCGACCAACGAAACCGAGACGCCAACTAACGAAACTGAAACCGAGGCACCAGCCACCGAAACTGAAACTCCTGCTGAAGAAGCGACCGCGAGCGTTACGTTCGGCGACCAGGAGTCCGATGGGACAGTGGTGACTGTGTCGAGTGTGTCACTCTCTGAGGGCGGATTTATCGCAATCCACGCAGAAGATGGTTCCGTCATCGGTGCGTCCGAATATCTCGAACCGGGAGAGAGTTCAGGGATTACGGTCCGCATCGACGAACCGCTAACCGAGGACGCCACGCTCACGGCGATGCCACACCTGGACACCAACGACAATCAAGAACTCGACTTCATCACGTCTGATGGGGCAGAAGATGGTCCCTACACCGCGGACGGTGAACCGGTGACCGACACTGCAGAGATAACCATCGTCGATGGTGAAATGACGGAAGAACCGCCAACTGAAGAAGAATCGCCAACTGAAGAAGAAACCCAGACTGAGTCAGGCGGGTCGGCAGAAGCCTAA
- a CDS encoding tyrosine-type recombinase/integrase yields MTRKISPKEAVNRYLAERKSEVSKSSLQNYRYLLRRFVEWCELNDVDTLEQLDGFDIHDFKIHRRDEDGISNLTLHKNMCNLRVFVRHLEAWNAVESGLSESIIVPNIGDPSKDRSIDPETAKQILDYLRKYEYASFNHALFALLWDTGMRVGAARSLDFSDVYLEEMYVDLHHRSVEGTPLKNGDGGERQVNLHAWVCDVLEDYVDQKRVDNTDDFDRDPLFTTRQGRAHVNTLRARVTQVTQPCLYTGECPHDRSQDDCEAYQSREHAAKCPSSVSPHDIRRSSITAWLNQGHRKELVSDRCDVSPKVLDKHYDVRSESDKRTARRDAFDMS; encoded by the coding sequence ATGACTCGGAAAATTAGTCCAAAAGAGGCCGTCAATAGGTATCTCGCAGAACGAAAATCAGAGGTAAGCAAATCATCCCTGCAGAATTATCGCTACCTCCTCCGTCGATTCGTCGAATGGTGTGAGCTGAACGACGTCGACACGCTAGAACAATTAGACGGGTTCGACATTCACGACTTCAAAATCCATCGTCGGGACGAGGACGGAATCTCAAACCTCACTCTGCACAAAAATATGTGCAACCTCAGGGTGTTCGTCCGTCACCTCGAAGCGTGGAACGCTGTCGAATCTGGTCTATCAGAGTCGATTATCGTCCCGAACATTGGAGACCCATCAAAAGACCGAAGCATCGACCCTGAAACGGCAAAACAGATTCTCGATTACCTCAGGAAGTACGAGTACGCATCGTTCAACCACGCACTATTCGCGCTCCTTTGGGATACAGGAATGCGAGTTGGCGCAGCACGCTCTCTAGATTTCAGTGATGTCTATCTAGAAGAGATGTACGTCGACCTCCATCATCGGTCGGTGGAAGGTACACCTTTAAAGAATGGAGACGGCGGTGAACGTCAGGTGAACCTCCACGCGTGGGTGTGCGACGTTCTAGAAGACTATGTTGACCAGAAACGCGTCGACAATACTGACGACTTCGATCGCGACCCACTGTTCACAACGCGACAAGGCCGTGCGCACGTCAATACACTCAGGGCCAGAGTCACACAGGTGACGCAACCATGCTTGTACACAGGCGAGTGCCCGCACGATCGAAGTCAGGACGACTGTGAGGCATATCAAAGTAGAGAGCATGCAGCGAAGTGCCCTTCTTCGGTGTCTCCTCACGATATCCGGCGATCATCGATTACTGCTTGGCTCAATCAAGGACATCGTAAGGAGTTGGTGAGTGACCGGTGTGATGTGTCTCCCAAGGTTCTCGACAAGCACTACGACGTCAGGTCAGAGTCAGACAAACGAACTGCTAGACGGGATGCATTCGACATGAGCTGA